In Gimesia benthica, a single window of DNA contains:
- a CDS encoding winged helix-turn-helix domain-containing protein, with protein sequence MNKLLLALQGFEDLGPLQEINMTEEKSDLIEAWLKESVCPVVEELVDLTTFQSNTLWSASHLSKGTETRERKLVEYVDDCLVKFAVQLEACFPYVYQARIPIHHINDIRFIAQRRWFDLVHAEDFYQPTQQLLLEDFNNQHTNNFRNYKQNKTPADHVCDSMFARIKYWKEILDQIYRLFFANIRIDDEQSMKDFSSLMDCVTQLDSSVKELQKVCLKSKQKTLRDACTTLSLIYLSYADRPELNWLVEDSSEVEVRSRSFRRCVVRPPGEIQHVEKQLDGTFKLIKKEPASLCNPAVIRKVAQALMDIKPIYEVPDSPEDLIDWACSQSRLVLVDHSPRQVFWDGEPIVQKWDTETVQWNLLWILACNPGRTVDKEMLYKPQGQKISSRRTRLKELLNGCEALNQLIKTIRGQGYRLELDSDNIILLQSDGLGGLNRVPTRKSRSINS encoded by the coding sequence ATGAATAAATTATTGTTGGCATTACAGGGGTTTGAGGATTTAGGTCCGCTTCAAGAAATAAATATGACGGAGGAGAAATCAGATCTTATTGAAGCGTGGTTAAAAGAGAGTGTTTGTCCTGTTGTAGAAGAGTTGGTCGATTTAACGACTTTTCAGTCAAATACTCTTTGGTCTGCTTCACACTTAAGTAAAGGTACGGAGACGCGAGAACGCAAACTTGTGGAGTATGTCGATGATTGCTTGGTTAAATTTGCAGTTCAATTGGAAGCCTGCTTTCCCTACGTTTATCAGGCTAGGATTCCCATACACCACATTAATGATATACGTTTCATTGCTCAGAGACGCTGGTTCGACCTTGTCCATGCAGAGGATTTTTATCAGCCGACACAGCAATTGTTATTAGAGGATTTCAATAATCAGCACACAAATAATTTTCGAAATTACAAGCAGAATAAAACACCAGCTGATCATGTCTGTGACAGCATGTTTGCCCGCATAAAATATTGGAAAGAAATTTTAGATCAAATATATAGACTCTTCTTTGCGAATATACGGATAGATGATGAGCAAAGTATGAAAGATTTTTCTTCTCTTATGGATTGTGTGACGCAATTAGATTCCTCAGTCAAGGAATTACAAAAAGTATGTCTGAAATCCAAGCAAAAAACTCTCCGAGATGCTTGCACAACTTTATCATTAATTTATTTGTCTTACGCGGATCGTCCTGAATTGAATTGGCTCGTGGAAGATTCAAGTGAAGTAGAAGTGAGATCACGATCTTTTCGAAGATGTGTCGTACGACCTCCCGGAGAAATCCAACATGTTGAGAAGCAGTTAGATGGTACTTTCAAACTTATAAAGAAAGAGCCTGCTTCATTATGTAATCCTGCAGTAATCCGAAAAGTTGCTCAAGCTTTGATGGACATCAAGCCTATTTATGAAGTTCCGGATAGCCCTGAGGATTTGATCGACTGGGCTTGCTCTCAATCCCGTCTGGTTTTAGTTGATCATTCACCGCGACAGGTCTTTTGGGATGGAGAACCTATTGTCCAAAAATGGGACACTGAAACTGTTCAATGGAATTTGTTATGGATTCTGGCATGCAACCCGGGAAGAACTGTTGATAAAGAGATGCTATATAAGCCTCAGGGTCAGAAAATTAGTTCGCGACGTACTCGTCTCAAAGAATTGCTCAACGGGTGCGAAGCATTAAACCAACTGATTAAAACTATTCGCGGCCAAGGATATCGTCTGGAATTAGATAGTGACAACATTATTTTACTGCAGTCTGATGGACTTGGAGGTTTAAACAGAGTTCCTACCAGAAAATCTAGAAGTATTAATTCTTAA
- a CDS encoding heavy metal translocating P-type ATPase — protein sequence MAIDPICGMQVEEATGLNCEFGGATFYFCSKNCKEKFQRQQTLAALLTPDNQHSSMKTGAGKSHGNCNPESELGGKNATTKHAVAAKSHKYFCPMCAGIGSDKPGECPKCGMALELVKPELAESRTVYTCPMHPEVEQNEPGTCPKCGMELEPKYVTALEEDDDTQLRSMTQRFWVAVVLGIPVLLLAMLPMLDKALEFSPFVSSWVQFALSSPIVLWAGWPFFKRGWRSLVNWNLNMFTLVSLGVGAAYLYSTAAVLVPGMIPDSFKENGHVAVYFEAAAVIIALVLLGQVLELRARRRTGNAVRELLSLAPPTARVVVNGQEQELPLEEVRESDILKVVPGEKIPVDGEIISGKSSIDESMLTGEPVPVSKQTGDLVMGGTVNQTGSFQMRAKHVGEGTVLSQIVRMVADAQRSRAPIQRIVDVVASWFVPAVVLIAIVTFVVWAWLSPEEPRLGFALINAVAVLIIACPCALGLATPMSIMVGIGRGAQEGVLIKDAVVLEVLEQVDTIVVDKTGTLTEGRPKLTECIPTESISEKELLEYASAVERNSEHPLGRAIIDAAREKGIDLAAVDEFDSTTGGGVSGTVKGKSVLIGKLDFLVDQRVRNIETMRERAETLQHDGHTVMFVAVNGQFAGLLAVSDPIKASTPDAVQELHDLGLRIIVLTGDNKRTALAVAKNLGIDEVEAGISPQDKNARVRALKTKGSKVAMAGDGINDAPALAEADVGIAMGTGTDVAIESAGVTLVKGDLRGIVKAVRLSRSTMRNIRQNLFFAFIYNILGVPVASGVLVPFLGMGALLNPMIAAAAMSLSSVSVIGNALRLRQAQLYK from the coding sequence ATGGCGATTGATCCAATTTGCGGGATGCAAGTTGAAGAAGCAACAGGGTTAAATTGTGAGTTCGGTGGAGCAACATTCTATTTCTGCAGTAAGAATTGTAAAGAGAAATTCCAAAGGCAACAGACTTTGGCTGCTCTACTGACTCCAGACAATCAGCATTCCAGCATGAAGACCGGTGCTGGTAAAAGCCATGGAAATTGTAATCCTGAATCAGAGCTGGGAGGTAAAAACGCCACAACAAAACATGCAGTAGCTGCAAAGTCCCACAAATATTTCTGCCCAATGTGTGCAGGAATCGGCAGTGATAAACCCGGCGAGTGCCCAAAGTGTGGAATGGCCTTAGAATTAGTCAAACCAGAACTTGCAGAGTCTCGAACAGTTTATACGTGCCCGATGCACCCGGAAGTTGAGCAGAATGAACCAGGTACATGTCCAAAGTGTGGGATGGAACTGGAACCGAAGTATGTAACCGCGCTTGAGGAAGATGACGACACCCAACTTAGGAGCATGACACAACGATTCTGGGTCGCTGTAGTTTTGGGGATACCGGTACTGCTGTTGGCGATGTTGCCAATGCTCGATAAGGCACTGGAATTTTCACCGTTTGTTTCGTCTTGGGTTCAATTTGCGCTGAGTTCACCGATTGTACTCTGGGCTGGCTGGCCGTTCTTTAAACGTGGTTGGCGGTCCTTAGTCAATTGGAACTTAAACATGTTCACATTGGTCTCGCTTGGTGTTGGTGCGGCATATTTATATAGCACAGCCGCGGTGCTGGTGCCCGGAATGATTCCAGATTCTTTCAAAGAAAATGGTCACGTTGCTGTATATTTTGAAGCTGCTGCCGTAATCATTGCCTTGGTATTATTGGGACAAGTGCTTGAATTACGTGCCCGTCGTCGAACTGGCAACGCAGTTCGTGAACTTTTATCACTAGCACCACCAACGGCCCGTGTTGTCGTTAACGGGCAAGAGCAGGAGCTTCCATTAGAAGAAGTTCGCGAGAGCGATATTCTCAAAGTAGTTCCTGGCGAAAAAATACCCGTTGATGGAGAAATCATTTCCGGCAAGAGTTCGATTGACGAATCAATGTTAACCGGTGAACCAGTTCCGGTCTCGAAGCAGACGGGCGATCTAGTGATGGGCGGCACGGTGAATCAGACTGGTTCGTTCCAAATGCGAGCAAAACATGTAGGTGAGGGTACTGTATTGTCACAAATTGTGCGGATGGTTGCTGACGCTCAACGCAGCCGTGCACCAATACAACGTATCGTTGACGTGGTAGCAAGCTGGTTCGTGCCCGCAGTAGTCTTAATCGCCATAGTTACATTTGTTGTTTGGGCATGGTTATCTCCAGAAGAACCACGGCTTGGTTTCGCTTTGATCAATGCTGTCGCAGTGCTCATTATCGCTTGTCCTTGTGCGTTGGGCCTAGCCACGCCGATGTCAATCATGGTTGGCATCGGTCGTGGAGCACAGGAAGGTGTACTGATCAAAGACGCCGTAGTCTTAGAAGTCCTGGAGCAGGTGGATACGATTGTCGTTGATAAAACAGGTACACTGACGGAGGGACGGCCCAAACTCACTGAATGCATTCCTACAGAGTCCATTTCAGAGAAGGAGCTATTGGAATATGCGTCAGCGGTCGAACGAAACAGCGAACATCCACTAGGCCGTGCCATCATCGATGCTGCCAGGGAAAAAGGAATTGACTTGGCAGCAGTTGATGAGTTTGATTCCACAACCGGGGGTGGAGTATCAGGAACGGTTAAAGGAAAGAGCGTTTTGATTGGTAAACTTGACTTTCTTGTCGATCAAAGAGTTCGTAACATTGAGACAATGCGAGAACGTGCTGAAACGCTGCAGCACGATGGTCATACAGTGATGTTCGTTGCTGTTAATGGGCAATTCGCCGGACTACTGGCCGTCTCTGATCCTATCAAAGCGTCAACCCCCGACGCTGTGCAAGAACTACACGATTTGGGCTTACGAATTATTGTGCTCACCGGTGACAACAAGCGTACTGCCCTGGCAGTGGCCAAGAATCTTGGCATCGACGAAGTGGAAGCAGGCATTAGTCCACAAGACAAAAACGCGAGAGTACGAGCACTGAAGACAAAAGGTAGTAAAGTGGCGATGGCTGGCGATGGTATTAATGACGCACCAGCACTTGCTGAAGCTGACGTAGGTATTGCGATGGGGACAGGCACGGACGTGGCCATCGAAAGTGCCGGTGTGACGTTAGTGAAAGGAGACCTACGTGGCATTGTTAAAGCTGTCCGATTGAGTCGCAGTACTATGCGCAATATCCGCCAAAACTTATTCTTCGCATTTATCTACAATATTCTTGGCGTGCCCGTTGCCAGTGGAGTACTGGTTCCGTTTCTTGGAATGGGGGCTCTGTTGAATCCTATGATCGCTGCAGCTGCAATGAGTCTTAGCTCAGTTTCCGTCATCGGCAACGCTTTACGTTTGCGGCAAGCTCAATTATATAAGTAA
- a CDS encoding helix-turn-helix domain-containing protein produces the protein MTKRADILMRFGKRVRKLRKEQGYSQENFAYACELDRTYVGGIERGERNLSLRNIERIADTLEISLAELMDGV, from the coding sequence ATGACTAAACGAGCAGACATATTGATGAGATTTGGAAAGCGAGTCCGCAAACTGCGCAAAGAGCAAGGCTACTCTCAAGAGAATTTTGCTTATGCCTGTGAGCTGGACCGGACTTACGTCGGCGGGATCGAACGGGGGGAACGAAATCTTTCATTACGGAATATCGAACGGATCGCCGATACACTCGAAATCAGCCTGGCAGAACTGATGGATGGGGTTTGA
- a CDS encoding MoaD/ThiS family protein has product MKLLLINNDGGGFADYIDVPAGTTVAQLFEQKMGDAEARDYLIRVNRQPCPPDQQLQDGDRISITPTKIEGARS; this is encoded by the coding sequence ATGAAACTTTTATTGATCAACAACGATGGCGGTGGGTTCGCTGATTATATCGATGTCCCCGCAGGAACCACGGTAGCACAACTTTTTGAGCAGAAGATGGGAGATGCGGAAGCCCGCGATTACCTGATTCGCGTGAATCGCCAGCCGTGCCCCCCGGACCAGCAGTTACAGGACGGGGACCGAATTTCGATCACTCCGACGAAGATTGAGGGGGCGCGGTCCTAG
- a CDS encoding DUF2997 domain-containing protein has product MKTINIIFSTDGQSRIETRGFTGSRCKDASRFLEAALGKVSSELLTSEYHQAVQHQSNQLTQEN; this is encoded by the coding sequence TTGAAAACAATCAACATTATTTTTTCAACGGACGGTCAGTCCCGCATCGAAACCCGCGGCTTTACCGGCTCCCGGTGCAAAGACGCCAGCCGGTTTCTGGAAGCGGCTCTGGGAAAGGTCTCCTCAGAACTGCTGACCTCCGAATACCACCAGGCCGTTCAACATCAATCCAACCAATTAACACAGGAGAATTAG
- a CDS encoding recombinase family protein has product MLKPNYKTKVTRTREQIAQEREDLVLKTAGEIDAIVAEYHAKLPRKQAESIGAAYARFSSRFQESIADQIRVIFEAAIKAGIFIPREKIFYDLAVSGKKERRSGFNQLKEAIENKEFEVLLVFTTSRLYRKNYKSMQFVEEELVERGLRAIFVKSGLDTADGDNWRMMLQMYSFLDEIYAGMHSAHIQAAHETLFLQGMVCTSLSLGYTGQDVPGQFTKQKRPRQKIVIDPETAPWIKKIFDWYVAGKSMDRIAQDLNGDPNAPAPNKSLTGIWTHELVRKHLMRPAYRGFWCYGAKETEWLSKKDYAKQVERDEPLKSQQFEYLRIISDEQWYRVQDLLANEKQKSGRKPLDKVQEARPRLLRQLFVCPEHGRKLVVGGPYGRSLLCPLCRATKAEDRPLYTHLNRELALQLTCEKLVELIRSDSELVLEIIVACQQAAESVQKPDPERLSQLRSEAKKLMSKIEFNRRSPGESDAEQKQTELLLKELRGQYAAVSVELTSLETAQSQGVVIPTAEEVTALLDEFGNLIASASFSEDETDFRIARRIIDLLTGGQIDLYQMGERRQNKGWLQGRFVVDVVSAVSSQLTGLTADAGQRQGKEVIIDYKAEKLIDRQAEEAKALSDEGLLCKQIAKEMGKSRSYITVLIKHWFRSRGLPVPDGRRRRKQLPNKQESLPLYRQLADEAVQLADQGLPYLVIARKLKTNDTIIGKAISWWHTSRNLPVPTADDRRKKTLSKAKELYEQGILIKDMAPDFDYGPRGLTLALRKFYAELGETMPDGRSRRGNARSGEPVNGNSKN; this is encoded by the coding sequence ATGTTAAAGCCAAACTACAAAACTAAGGTAACTCGGACACGTGAGCAGATTGCTCAAGAACGCGAGGATTTAGTACTTAAGACAGCGGGAGAAATTGATGCGATCGTGGCAGAATACCACGCCAAACTTCCTCGCAAACAAGCAGAATCGATAGGGGCCGCTTATGCGAGATTTTCTTCCCGCTTTCAGGAATCGATTGCTGATCAGATTCGCGTTATCTTTGAGGCAGCGATCAAAGCTGGAATTTTCATACCACGCGAAAAAATCTTCTATGATTTGGCTGTGAGCGGCAAGAAAGAACGCCGTTCCGGGTTTAACCAGCTAAAAGAGGCCATTGAAAATAAAGAGTTCGAAGTTCTCCTGGTATTTACGACGTCCCGGCTGTATCGCAAAAACTACAAATCAATGCAGTTTGTTGAAGAAGAACTGGTAGAACGCGGGCTTCGTGCCATTTTTGTGAAGTCGGGACTGGACACAGCAGATGGAGATAACTGGAGAATGATGCTCCAGATGTACTCTTTTCTGGATGAAATCTATGCAGGAATGCATAGCGCTCATATACAGGCAGCACATGAGACTTTGTTTCTGCAAGGGATGGTCTGTACTTCACTTTCGTTGGGTTATACGGGGCAAGATGTTCCAGGTCAATTTACCAAACAAAAGCGACCGCGACAGAAGATAGTCATAGATCCAGAAACGGCACCCTGGATCAAAAAGATCTTTGACTGGTATGTGGCAGGTAAAAGTATGGACCGTATTGCTCAAGACCTGAATGGTGATCCCAATGCACCTGCTCCCAATAAATCCTTAACAGGCATCTGGACGCATGAGCTGGTACGAAAGCATTTGATGCGTCCAGCCTACCGGGGATTTTGGTGTTATGGTGCAAAAGAGACCGAATGGTTGAGCAAAAAGGATTATGCCAAACAGGTCGAACGCGATGAGCCCCTCAAGTCACAGCAGTTTGAATATCTACGGATCATTTCAGACGAGCAGTGGTACCGGGTCCAGGACCTTCTGGCAAACGAAAAGCAAAAATCCGGTCGAAAGCCCTTGGATAAAGTTCAAGAGGCAAGGCCGCGTTTGTTACGGCAACTTTTTGTTTGCCCTGAGCATGGTCGTAAGCTCGTCGTAGGGGGCCCATACGGCCGGAGCCTGCTTTGTCCATTATGTCGTGCTACTAAAGCTGAGGATCGCCCCCTATATACGCATCTCAACCGGGAGCTTGCGTTACAATTAACGTGTGAAAAACTTGTAGAATTGATCCGATCTGATTCTGAGCTGGTGCTGGAAATCATCGTTGCCTGTCAGCAGGCGGCTGAATCGGTTCAAAAGCCTGATCCAGAACGTTTAAGTCAATTACGCTCTGAAGCGAAAAAGCTGATGAGTAAAATTGAGTTCAATCGTCGTTCTCCAGGTGAATCGGATGCAGAGCAAAAACAGACAGAGCTGCTTCTGAAAGAGTTACGGGGACAGTACGCTGCCGTTTCAGTAGAACTGACTTCCCTGGAAACTGCACAAAGTCAAGGTGTCGTTATACCGACAGCTGAGGAAGTAACTGCTTTACTTGATGAGTTTGGCAATTTAATCGCATCTGCTTCATTTTCTGAAGATGAAACTGATTTTCGAATCGCCCGCCGTATCATCGATCTGCTGACTGGGGGTCAAATAGACCTATATCAGATGGGGGAGCGCAGACAGAATAAAGGGTGGTTACAGGGCCGGTTCGTTGTGGATGTAGTTTCTGCCGTCTCCAGTCAGCTCACAGGTCTGACTGCCGATGCAGGACAGCGGCAGGGCAAAGAAGTGATTATCGACTATAAAGCAGAAAAGCTGATCGATAGACAGGCTGAAGAAGCAAAAGCCCTATCTGATGAGGGGCTGCTCTGTAAGCAGATAGCCAAAGAGATGGGTAAGTCACGTAGTTACATTACGGTTCTTATCAAGCACTGGTTTCGGTCTCGCGGACTGCCTGTCCCTGACGGACGTCGACGTCGTAAGCAACTGCCTAATAAACAGGAATCGTTGCCGCTTTACCGGCAACTGGCCGATGAAGCTGTGCAGTTGGCAGATCAGGGGCTGCCTTACCTTGTGATCGCCAGAAAACTGAAGACGAATGATACTATCATCGGTAAAGCGATTTCATGGTGGCATACTTCACGAAACCTTCCCGTTCCCACGGCGGACGACCGTCGTAAAAAAACATTATCAAAAGCAAAGGAGCTTTATGAACAAGGTATACTTATTAAGGATATGGCACCCGACTTTGATTACGGCCCACGAGGCCTGACACTAGCGCTGAGGAAGTTTTACGCCGAATTGGGAGAAACCATGCCAGACGGTCGCTCACGACGCGGTAATGCACGGTCTGGTGAGCCGGTGAATGGCAATTCTAAAAACTGA
- a CDS encoding helix-turn-helix domain-containing protein, with amino-acid sequence MATDWLTAQQAAEELGISVLTFYDWLAQSDCGEFVLRGTAVEIKYFQGGRRGQGRIRIEKSEIGRIKEEMRVKPQTRIHRHRATNSKQFPGITVPLGRPD; translated from the coding sequence ATGGCAACAGACTGGTTAACAGCACAGCAGGCAGCAGAAGAACTCGGGATCTCAGTCCTGACGTTTTACGACTGGCTTGCGCAGTCAGACTGTGGTGAGTTTGTACTACGCGGAACCGCTGTGGAAATCAAATACTTTCAGGGAGGCCGGAGAGGACAGGGGCGGATTCGTATCGAAAAGAGTGAAATCGGACGCATCAAAGAAGAAATGCGTGTCAAACCTCAGACTAGGATACACCGTCACAGGGCGACAAATTCCAAACAGTTTCCAGGCATTACGGTACCATTGGGGCGACCAGATTAG
- a CDS encoding DUF2231 domain-containing protein, translating to MDNILPKPWELHPALVHFPIAFLLGGVVLLLWAWWRANEIQHRVAAGMLLVGMVSGWLASTAGGLAYFTVPAHTEQGHVLMYWHLGFGLAMLILFTWLSTVSWRGRTTAATKLQLTVALCGVVLLMLTGYLGGLIVYHHGAGVNPNILAPEIRDGHSHGNNEQHDVSVHEH from the coding sequence ATGGATAATATTCTCCCAAAACCATGGGAATTGCACCCTGCACTGGTCCACTTTCCAATTGCATTTCTTCTGGGGGGCGTTGTACTCTTACTGTGGGCGTGGTGGAGAGCGAACGAGATACAGCATCGAGTGGCCGCAGGAATGTTGCTGGTCGGAATGGTTTCGGGTTGGCTCGCCTCCACCGCAGGCGGATTGGCATACTTTACGGTGCCAGCTCATACCGAACAAGGCCACGTACTCATGTACTGGCATTTGGGATTTGGATTGGCGATGCTCATTCTCTTCACTTGGCTATCGACAGTAAGCTGGCGAGGGCGAACAACAGCAGCCACTAAGCTGCAATTGACTGTAGCATTGTGTGGAGTTGTGCTATTGATGCTAACCGGTTATCTCGGTGGTTTAATAGTCTACCATCACGGTGCGGGAGTTAACCCGAATATCCTTGCTCCGGAAATACGTGATGGCCACTCACATGGAAATAATGAGCAACATGATGTATCGGTCCATGAGCACTAA
- a CDS encoding DUF1257 domain-containing protein, with the protein MSHIVTIQTEVRDSEALGLACRRLELGEPVHETVPLFSGEATGYAVRLPDWRYPVVFDVEQGQVRFDNFEGRWGEPAQLNRLLQFYGVEKCRLEARRKGHSVHENQLSDGSIKLTIQIGADH; encoded by the coding sequence ATGTCACATATTGTCACCATCCAAACGGAGGTCCGCGACTCTGAGGCATTGGGCCTGGCCTGCCGCCGACTCGAACTGGGAGAACCCGTTCACGAAACCGTTCCCCTGTTTAGCGGAGAAGCCACCGGATACGCGGTCCGTCTCCCCGACTGGCGGTATCCAGTTGTGTTCGATGTCGAACAGGGCCAGGTTCGATTTGACAACTTTGAAGGTCGCTGGGGAGAGCCGGCTCAACTCAACAGACTGCTGCAATTTTACGGCGTGGAAAAATGCCGTCTGGAAGCGCGCCGGAAGGGTCATTCCGTCCACGAAAACCAGCTCAGCGACGGTTCCATTAAACTCACCATTCAGATCGGAGCAGACCATTGA
- a CDS encoding HesA/MoeB/ThiF family protein, with product MNTLNVTIDRFQRQSDLIPAERLSQLTATVIGVGAIGRQVALQLAAIGTPRIQLIDFDSVESTNITTQGYRAQDLGQLKVDTTARAIQELDDSIQVTVIMDRYRVSVPVGEAVFCCVDSISARAVIWRSVNRKCDFWTDGRMLGETIRILTATQHHGMKQYAKTLFPQNEAQTGSCTSRSTIYAASIAAGLMVHQFTRWLRTIPVDFDTTFNLLAGETYLK from the coding sequence TTGAATACATTAAATGTGACTATCGATCGTTTCCAAAGACAAAGTGACCTGATCCCGGCGGAACGGCTTTCTCAGTTGACGGCAACCGTCATCGGAGTGGGGGCCATTGGTCGTCAGGTGGCGCTGCAACTGGCGGCGATTGGGACACCACGGATTCAGCTGATTGACTTTGATAGTGTGGAGTCGACCAATATCACGACTCAGGGATACCGAGCTCAGGATCTGGGGCAGCTTAAAGTAGACACGACAGCCAGAGCCATCCAGGAGCTTGACGATTCAATTCAGGTAACGGTGATTATGGATCGTTATCGAGTGTCCGTTCCTGTGGGTGAGGCTGTCTTCTGTTGTGTGGACTCGATATCAGCCCGTGCGGTGATCTGGCGATCCGTCAACAGAAAATGCGATTTCTGGACAGATGGAAGAATGCTGGGAGAAACAATTCGGATACTGACAGCAACTCAGCATCATGGAATGAAACAGTATGCGAAAACACTTTTCCCACAAAACGAGGCACAAACCGGAAGCTGTACATCACGCAGTACGATTTATGCAGCCAGCATTGCTGCAGGACTTATGGTTCATCAATTCACTCGCTGGCTGCGAACTATTCCTGTTGATTTTGATACGACCTTCAATCTTCTCGCTGGTGAAACATACTTAAAATGA
- a CDS encoding AAA family ATPase: protein MLLSERLAENVRACFTGIWIQSHEHDEALLEMSRLCHSEDWRLFSWDIDRGLQGTELAEGRDTSLLDPLAAIHCLSSQADPDHPTLLVLKNFHCFINSPEIIQALTQQINLGKQARTFIVILSSLVQIPTELEKLFVCLEHELPGRDQLLEIARSIATETGELPEGPELQCVLDAASGLTRYEAEGAFSFSLVRHGRIEASVVLELKSQTLLKSGLLSLHQGSESFAGLGGLESLKAFCLRALRPRSQDAPVIRPRGVLLLGVPGTGKSAFAKALGKETGRPTLTLDVGALMASLLGQTEERTRRALRIVDAMQPAVLFIDEVEKGLSGSASSGQSDSGVSTRMLGTLLGWLNDHTSDVFVVCTANDISKLPPEFVRAERFDALFFLDLPGDDQKQAIWRLYRELFGLTSDQRLPDDRHWTGSEIRACCRLAALLEVPLIKAAENVVPVAVTAAESVARLRRWASRRCLSAEQPGVFSNDERSGSRSRRNLSRDPHRN, encoded by the coding sequence ATGTTATTATCCGAAAGACTTGCGGAGAACGTACGCGCCTGCTTTACCGGGATCTGGATTCAGAGCCACGAACATGATGAGGCATTGCTGGAAATGTCTCGGCTCTGTCACAGCGAAGACTGGCGGCTATTCTCATGGGACATTGACCGGGGCCTGCAGGGAACGGAACTCGCGGAAGGCCGCGACACGTCGCTCCTCGATCCCCTGGCTGCCATTCACTGTCTGAGCAGTCAGGCCGATCCGGATCATCCCACGCTGCTGGTCCTTAAAAACTTCCATTGCTTCATCAATTCGCCGGAGATCATTCAGGCGCTGACACAACAGATCAATCTGGGTAAACAGGCACGGACATTTATTGTCATCCTTTCCAGCCTGGTCCAGATCCCTACAGAACTGGAAAAACTGTTTGTCTGCCTGGAACATGAACTTCCTGGTCGGGATCAGCTGCTGGAAATTGCCCGCAGTATCGCCACGGAAACAGGAGAATTGCCGGAGGGACCTGAACTGCAATGTGTCCTGGACGCTGCCTCGGGTCTGACCCGTTATGAAGCGGAAGGGGCCTTCAGTTTCTCCCTGGTGCGGCATGGACGCATCGAAGCCTCGGTCGTACTGGAGCTGAAATCCCAGACGCTACTGAAAAGCGGTCTGTTATCGTTGCACCAGGGATCGGAATCGTTTGCTGGGCTGGGCGGTCTGGAGTCTCTCAAAGCCTTTTGCTTGCGTGCACTCCGCCCCCGTTCCCAGGATGCACCGGTCATTCGTCCAAGAGGCGTGCTGTTACTGGGAGTTCCGGGAACCGGTAAAAGCGCATTTGCCAAAGCACTGGGAAAAGAGACGGGGCGTCCCACACTGACACTCGACGTGGGGGCTCTAATGGCTTCGCTTTTAGGTCAGACCGAGGAGCGAACTCGTAGAGCACTTCGGATCGTGGATGCGATGCAGCCGGCCGTCCTGTTCATTGATGAGGTCGAGAAAGGGCTGAGTGGCTCTGCCTCTTCTGGACAGTCAGACAGCGGCGTTTCGACACGCATGCTGGGTACGCTGCTGGGCTGGCTCAACGACCATACTTCGGACGTGTTTGTAGTTTGTACCGCCAACGACATTTCCAAACTGCCACCGGAGTTCGTGCGGGCCGAACGCTTTGATGCACTGTTCTTTCTCGATTTACCGGGAGATGACCAGAAGCAGGCCATCTGGAGGCTGTACCGTGAACTGTTTGGTCTTACGTCCGATCAACGTTTGCCGGACGACCGGCATTGGACCGGTTCGGAAATCCGGGCCTGCTGTCGTCTGGCGGCGCTGCTCGAAGTCCCTTTAATCAAGGCCGCTGAAAACGTGGTTCCCGTAGCTGTCACCGCCGCCGAATCGGTGGCCCGTCTCAGGCGTTGGGCCAGCAGACGCTGTCTGTCTGCAGAACAACCAGGCGTATTTAGCAATGACGAACGTTCTGGTTCGCGTTCACGCCGAAATCTCTCTCGTGATCCCCACAGAAACTAA